A region of the Babylonia areolata isolate BAREFJ2019XMU chromosome 10, ASM4173473v1, whole genome shotgun sequence genome:
TTGATTAAAACACAATTTTGTCAACTTAAACTAAAGTGTTTATTTTTAAATAAAGTGATTTGTATTGTTTGCAGgtgctttttgttttggtgtgtgtgtgtgtgtgtgtgtgtgtgtgtgtgtgtgaattttcaagGGAATTGAATCTTGTTTAGATGTTTGTTGATAAAGAATATAACTTATAACTATAAGATTAAAGTTGAAAAATATAGATGTTCCCCATTCCTTTGGTAATGACACGTTATGACTGAAATTGACATCTATGCATGTGGCAAACATTACATGTctgcacacttacatgcacacacacacacacacacacacacacacacacacacacacacacacacacacacactgctttcatCAGAATACTTCTTTTGATGGTCCGACAAGTGTGTGATGGTAAACATTATATGGATATAACTATTCTTTCAGATGCTGGACTATTCTATTTGTTAGATATGTATAATATTGAAAACATTATTCTAAATGGTCAGTATTTTTGTTACACTAAAATGACTAATCATTCTTgttcatttgcgtgtgtgtgtgtgtgtgtgtgtgtgtgtgtccagaaattGGTGTTGGCTTAGCTGGATTTGGCATAGCATTCCTTTTCCTTGGGATGTTAATGCTTTTCGACAAAGGCTTGCTGGCAATTGGGAAtgtaagttcttttttttttttttttttttctgagaaaaaaaGCTTCagtttattctccccccccccctctctctctctctctctcattctcacacacacacacagacacacacttacacacagacacacacagacacacgcacacacacacacacacactctctctctctctcactctctctctctctctttcattctcacacacaaacacacacacagacacacacttacacacatacacacacacacacacacacacacacacacacacacacacacacacaccaaaacagataTCCTGTTCACCTTCCAAATTGAATTCCATCTTTTTGGCAGTTCATTATGATTCATCTTAGAAACTTCAGTGTGATACACAGGGAATAGAAAAATATCTAAATTACATATTAATACAGGCatacttaaagagagagagagaggtgggggggggggggggggggagagagagagagagagagagagagagagagagagaggaaaataccTCTATCTTAATAAAGATAAATAGTAATAACAAAACATGTCAGTCTAATCCTATAATACTTACTATAGCTTAGTAACCTTTTTCTCTGATTTGGGTTTAATTTGATCTACATTTGATTTTCAGATTCTCTTCATCAGCGGCCTTGCTTTCGTCATAGGACTAGAAAGAACATTCAGGTTTTTCTTCCAGAAGCACAAAGCTAAGGCGACAGGGTTTTTCGCTGGTGGCATTCTGATTGTGCTGCTGGGATGGCCCATGGTGGGCATGGTTGTGGAAATGTATGGGTTCTTTTTACTGTTTGGGTGAGTATTGTGTCACTGGAGTGCGGTTTGTCACTTTGTTCTCCAGTGTGATTAAGTTTTACTgcaacagtttatggatatatatatatatattacatttataataattataataataacagttaGTGTTTATATACTCACCAGGGAGACAGACCATGTGGTTGGCTCATTTGTTTTAACAGCATGACTAATTGAGTAATTGATATGTTTGTAGTAGTTGTACACCTCAAATGGTATTAGTAAGACTTTTTACATACTTTTTAGAAATAAATAGTTTGTACG
Encoded here:
- the LOC143286984 gene encoding vesicle transport protein GOT1B-like, whose protein sequence is MMQITDFQKIGVGLAGFGIAFLFLGMLMLFDKGLLAIGNILFISGLAFVIGLERTFRFFFQKHKAKATGFFAGGILIVLLGWPMVGMVVEMYGFFLLFGGFIPVAVNFLRRVPVIGTILNLPGIRPFVDKVGESRSMV